A region of Candidatus Roizmanbacteria bacterium DNA encodes the following proteins:
- a CDS encoding HD domain-containing protein, protein MTIQEVYQRYRITPALQLHQYRVAAIASYLSDNIKAVNKQKKEIVMACLLHDMGNIIKFNMELFPEFFEPEGVEYWQQVKDDFIDKYGTDEHIATIEIAKEVLGDMPERERILDLIDAIGFSNAKRNAESSDYGWKIAAYSDMRVEPQGVTTLESRLRDGNKRFKLNKPGISRHDFFVEMSEYLHRIQAQLFEKLSFTPQSITEDTVRPIIAEIRTFEVAT, encoded by the coding sequence ATGACAATCCAGGAAGTGTATCAACGATATCGCATCACGCCGGCATTGCAGCTCCATCAGTATCGTGTCGCCGCCATTGCCTCGTACCTTTCGGACAATATAAAAGCGGTCAACAAACAGAAAAAGGAGATTGTCATGGCCTGTTTGCTGCATGACATGGGGAACATCATCAAGTTCAATATGGAACTTTTTCCGGAGTTTTTCGAGCCGGAGGGAGTGGAGTATTGGCAGCAGGTGAAGGATGACTTTATAGACAAATACGGGACAGATGAACATATTGCAACTATTGAAATTGCAAAAGAAGTGCTGGGAGATATGCCTGAAAGGGAACGGATACTGGATCTCATTGATGCAATAGGATTTTCCAATGCAAAACGAAATGCCGAAAGCTCAGATTACGGCTGGAAAATCGCGGCCTATTCAGATATGCGTGTAGAACCCCAGGGTGTGACCACTCTTGAATCGCGTCTTCGTGATGGAAATAAGCGGTTCAAGCTCAATAAGCCGGGAATAAGCCGACATGATTTTTTTGTAGAGATGTCGGAATATCTTCACCGGATTCAGGCTCAACTGTTTGAGAAATTGAGTTTTACCCCCCAGAGTATTACAGAAGACACGGTCAGACCGATTATTGCAGAGATCAGAACCTTTGAGGTAGCTACTTGA
- a CDS encoding phosphatase PAP2 family protein yields MLHSIAQFDQQITSFISSLFPHNAFFDFFFSFLSLQGLTIVIWILLFAFFTYRERFDNTHKEFIIAFLVSFLTTGFLVNIVIKNIVMRDRPWVANQIPDALCPEDFSFPSGHASGAFAGAIIFAHFDPKRRWLYYGIASLISLSRVYLHCHYFIDITIGALIGFIIGWATLRLLSHRKII; encoded by the coding sequence ATGCTTCATTCTATTGCTCAATTTGACCAGCAAATTACTTCCTTTATTTCTTCCCTTTTCCCTCACAATGCTTTTTTTGATTTCTTTTTTTCTTTTCTGTCACTTCAGGGATTGACAATTGTCATCTGGATCCTTCTGTTCGCTTTTTTTACCTACAGAGAACGATTCGACAATACTCATAAAGAATTTATTATTGCATTTCTCGTGAGTTTTCTGACAACCGGCTTTTTGGTCAATATTGTCATTAAAAACATTGTCATGAGGGACCGTCCGTGGGTTGCGAACCAAATTCCTGATGCGCTTTGTCCCGAAGATTTCAGTTTTCCGTCCGGTCACGCTTCGGGTGCTTTTGCGGGAGCAATAATATTTGCACACTTTGATCCTAAGCGGAGATGGCTTTATTATGGGATTGCAAGCCTTATCTCTCTCTCCCGTGTCTACCTGCACTGTCATTATTTCATCGATATCACCATTGGGGCACTGATAGGCTTTATTATTGGCTGGGCAACACTAAGACTACTTTCTCATAGAAAGATAATATAG